TATCAGGATGaatgaattaatgtatccgtacggaaagaaggaatttttgattttttttaaaatggatgggagtaatgaaaaatatggtaaataaaggagtgtaattagataatttttccttaaataaaatggaggaaaaattaaatatattgccatctaattaataacataatatatatatataaagaagatGCCCGTATGTATATAATACGTACTAAAATATgtgtataattaatataattaagtaaaatttatgataaacttaattaagtaataactttTTATGCACATGTATataagatgtattaaaatagatatgtaatatgtatatattaatatgaataagtaaattataaactAAACGTAGTTaagcaatattttttatataaagaaaaatacacacatatatataataaatactaAATAGACATGTAAAGATATTCGAACATACGAAACTCGTtattttaattaagaataaaaataataaagataaagtaataatattaataaatagcaaaatactgtaaattatgaatgtcaaaatatgtgatttattagtaaaactaaatataaactcatttacttaataaagaaataattcttGAGAAACACCTATATAGTAAGATAGCGATTCAAAAAGTAGTTATAGGttgatcaaaattgggtgtcaacaatacATATTATTATAAGATAATTTTACAATAACTATCTAAAAACTAtcttgtaataaataaaaagaaattatttatttatttttaactatcttgtaataactaatttagtttaaaatattttttactatcttgtaataactaaaaagttatttaattatacgtataactaaaatcttttagttattttatttatacgattgtaaaaaaaaagtgttattaaacaaaaaagaaaaatcaagccaaaaactaaaaaaaaaaaactagactCTTTTTTTGGTTAACCAGATTAAAAAATCATAGTTTTGTTTATCAACAtcgctttttaaaaaaatggaagGGGGAAGGGGGGTTCTTGAAGAGGTATATTATTTTTGGcttagataaattatgaaaaatatttagtggacgtgtatttttatttcatccaataagaaaatgatacatgataaatacttttaaaaataaaaagaggatTATTAATTTTAAGGGTTATAGTTAGCCAAAAAGGTAAATgaaaagatatttttagatcaaaaagATGAATAAAAGAGTATTTTTAGACTAAAAGGTAGATGaacgatattttaaaaaaaattccataGTTCAGGGGTGTTTGTATATGTAAATATACCCTAGATTACGTTGAAGAGGAAGGATATTTGATCTTCATGTTCGTGAATGGAAGGATACGTAGGCCAGGTTTGAGTTGTGTGTAGTGTTCACGATGTGTGGGTCGAGCTGATgacaataataaataacaattttatctattatagagTCTTTTAATGAAGAAAAGCGAATTTACGAGGTTTCAAGAGCGTAGTAGCTCGATAGAATGACAAACATTTTAATCAATATATCTAATAAccttttcaaatttttaaagtAATATGGATACATCGTGGGACCATTGGtctcattttaacaaaaaataaaataaaatttgatttttaacACAAATTCTAAAATATGAAAAACCTCTTCAGCCTTGGCGCGGACTGTTTAATCGCCTTAAATGAGCTTATTTGACGTATATTAAATGAGTTGAACATGCGAATTTTGAAATTCCAAAGAGAACTAAAAAGTGCATTATTACTTCTCAATTTTGGCCGCCTATATGCTTTAGCAGCAGAGAAACAAGTGAAGCTCGATGAAAAAGTAAAATCAGCTGAAATGGAAAGATATTTAGTAATGGAAAAATTCTTGGTATTTACTCGCgaatttaaaataatcaaactAAAAAAAACGGAGAGATGTTTATTAGAATGGCCACAAAGAATAGTTCAAGTGGCTTCATGTTGACCAAATAAAGTAAAAACTAGTCAAATACCCCAATCTATATTTGGATTTCAAATTATACACTTCAATTTCACATGAGTTCTATCACACTCTCCCCCTCCCCCACCCCccaaattatttaaaagaagaattgttattttaatatttatttttgattttcacTTTTTCCAAAAGAATGTAATACACTCACTTTGTGACATAAATATTTAAAGAGGTAATAAATTCAGTTTGAAACAATTTAGGAAGAATGATATGACCCCTTTGAAATCAAAGTGCATAGTTGAAAATTAGGATATAGATTAGAGGGAAAGTTGACTATTTCCTCTCAAATAAACTATACTCTCtccatcataatatatatgacGTGtttaatttgatacaaaaatttaaattatttttgacatTTATAATTTAAGATgaactttaaatatttatatagctataaattaatttattaaaaaaattaaaattaattaaattatttttaatcataaaaaaaaattagaacggACTAAAAAGGTGTTGAGGAAAAGGAATAATCATTACAAGTACCACAAGTAAAAAGATTTCGTCCACACCTTGAAGATTTCAAAAGGATAACAATAAAAAAGTAGCAAGTACAATCTATTTAGCGGTAATTAAAGAAGGCGTGATAATCAAGGATATAAAATAGTATAATGACACTAAGATGTGATAGCTAAACAAAGGATAAGAACAGCTTTATCACTTCAAGCATCCATGTCACCCCTTCTAATCTctcttttcataaataaatatgtactcCCTCTTTAAGATTTcctaaatttatgtttttcgtTAGGGGTTCTCACTTGGATAAGGATTCACACAAGTAGAACGGAGGGttgtttcaaaattttattattaatttgtatttttagtatattttatatatttttaatttagaattctaaaatttaattattttaaaaattttatatcaaaataaaatcaaacagaaaaattaaaattaagaaaataattttagtaGTATTcacataaggtaaaaaatacttttatatTTATTCCTATCTTGAAAGGTAAAAAGGCTGTTTTGAAAACTCTGACTCCAATGaaacaaatcaaaatatttaggaaaaaaatatattaatgcaATAACTAAAATACAACACATGTAAATGACAATTATTACTTACAGACAATGCTCCCACCAAATCTAAACATGACAAAACTGTGAGTTAAAATTCAATTATCTACTTAACCTAACTTCTCTACTTCTACTCTAATGTTGGGTATCTGAAAAGGGTAGAGTGTTAActtcaaatccttcaatttaAAGTCCTCAAGCCAAAGCTGCAACAAAATggttaaaagtaaaaaaaaaaaaaatacacaaacaAATTTTCTAAAGCTTTGAACTCACAGAGAGTGGTACTTGTGTGAGACGTCAACAACTAATAGCTAATAACTTTGGCTTAATCTCATAAAGTCAAATTTTCACAAaagtagaaaataaaaatggggGGCAAAAAATACTAATATAGAATCAATTTCAAGACCACGAATAAGACGTTGATATAATAAGTAAACCTAGAGAATGGAACTTGTTCTATAATGACAAAATACTAGTCACATCAAACATTATCCTCCTATGAATTATCATATCCCCCAAAATTGACATGAAACATTGAATCAGCCAGCCCGTATGGCATTTGCCCCTTGCCTCTTTCCAAAGATACACAAAATCATGAACCAAAATACAAGCAACCTTACCTAGTAGGAtaatgatttttatttatactctttatagaagaaactcaaaaaaatacatCAATCAAGCTGGCATTGTGGTCCATATCCACTCAAGAACAAAACCTAACTTTTCATTCCTTGATGATTTGGCAGGACATTGATTTCAAGATTATCTCCAACACGTATGAAATGAAATTCAAGATTTAAAGTGTTTCCCTTTTGTAACTGAAGGCTAGTAGAAACAATAAAAACATTATTCAGATCAAGAAACTTTGAACCACAGTTGCAagaagcacttagaaaaaaagcTTTAAACATTAGCAAAAATGAGAtacaaattaaaaatcatatatacatCTGCAGCCCCTGCAATTAAGAAAGATCCCTTCTCCTCCTTATGTACTACCAAATATTCAAACTCGCCCAAATAAGCAAACacaaaatagagattaaaaggCTAATCTCTCCAGCCCAAACTGCTAAAGTATTTACACCAATAATCCTTCACTATTTACAAAAGTCGAGAGGCCACAGATCTGGAAATCCATTACCAGCAAAAAAAGTTCATAACCCGTACCCGCACCCGAATTCATTTCAGCAATTCGGAAACCCATCCAACATCCGGAGCACCCAAGTCAAGAGAGTTCTCCTTGCTTAGTTTAGCATACATTCTGGCTCGGAGATCCCTACCAGATTCTACCCTCTCCATCGCTGGCTCTTCTTCGCAATACTGATCGAACACCGCCGCTCCACTCCGGGTCGGAGTTGTTGGCAGGCTCATGAATCCGGGTCGGAGCATTGATGGGCTCCGTGGTGAACCAAACCCGGGAGAACCCATTTGCATAGTACGCATACCACCCCTCACAATCCCAATCTTCATATTACGCATCGACTCAGCCAGTCCACGTGGAGTCAACGGAGGCGAGTCGAGCGGCGGAGACGACGAGAACGATTCAAACCCGAGTCGACCCGGAGACCCGTCAGACGACTCGTTATGGCTTCTCGGACTGTTCTGAGGGAGAACACGGAGTTGCTCCGGTGTGTGCGCGAAGAAGCACACGCGGCGGCGGCAGTGGGTCCCATCCTTACAAGGCTGCGTACGATAGCGAGCAGGGTGAAGCCAACACTCGAATACGCCGTGAGCGTACTCACATGCATCACCTTTCTTACACTGACCTTTACGAAACTCCGGACAAGAAGTACCTGAGTAATGATACTTCCGAGGATCCCTCCGGCGAGCCTTCTCACCGGGATGAGCGTACGGACACTCGGTCCAGTCATGTGACCTTCCACGTGCACACTTCCTCACCTTGAACTCATACATACGGAAGTTATCACATGAGAAAGCATCCACCGGAATGTCCAACCCATCAGAGTCAAAAATAACGTCGTTACCATTCGACGGCAGGTAACGCTGCAACGCCTTCAAGGCATCGAAAGCAGAATCAGGGCTAGCAGAAAATGGGGAGTAAACATCAACCGTCGGATCATCCGTAAAATCCCAAGGAGGGATTTGGACGGTCGGATGTGAGTGAGGTGACCGGCCGATAATCATCATTTTTGGAAGATTGCTATACTGTATGGTGGTGTATCTCTTACTGCTTGTTCCTCACCATGCCCTTCAGAAGAAGCTGATGGATGCAGCAATATAAACTGCTTTACTAACCATGGTTAAGAGGTTGGGTTTAACCATGGTTAGGTTAAAATATATTCAGTTTACCCTTATCTACTCTAATATGGTAAAAACTCAATTAAGAAAAGCAATAGATAATATCCCGCTTGGCCCGGTTTTCGAGGATTGGTTCCCGATTTACATGGACACGTTGCACAGTACTTTTGCctatttattcaatttaaatttattgaaTCTTTTACCTTTTGGGGCCTAACTCCTTTGCTAATTATTGTGAAAACTACATCAATTGGGCAAACTAttgaaattatttattcaaattgtaTTCAATTTtaaactatataaaaaaaaaaaaaattattcctcaacttttatttattaggtatttttatttttactgttACAAAATTTATTATCCGTATTTTTACTTGGACgaaaattttcaaatcaaattaaattacccaatttcaattgaaattaccatttttctCTTTTAACATGAACCCGACCCGCCTAATCATTTTTTATCCTTTTCCCAACTATTTATCGTTAATGGTCCCAAACTATTTACGCACCtactctattttttatttttttattttgtgtatAACATCCGCATCATAACTATGaaaaatgtcttttaaattcatattaAGTATTCCGATGAGTGCATAAATGAATGAATGTATAattagaccaagtggttcgcttggggaccaggaatggtcttcgagtgtcggccacgcctagggtaccctctcaagGCGTGACAGTAGCACAGAGGATAAAGGCATAAATTCCCTCCTGAAGTTGTACCAAAAAATCAGTTACACATTTAAACTATCATGGCGAtctattacacacctaaactaccTAAAAGTGAAATTATTACCCCCATACAACTGATGTGGCAAAAAAAAAAGCGCGTCAGATTttgtaaagtaaaaaaaaaaattttaaaaaaacaaaatcaccccacccccacatcttttcttcttcacacccatttaccctcttcttctttacaCCCACTTTCATGTACtttcattttgaatcttgattttttttcttttaaaatccattaaaataaaaaaaaattaaaaacaaaattaccCCACCCCCACATCCTTtattcttcacacccacctatcatcttcttctttacaTCCACCTCTATTTACtccccattttgaatcttgattcttttctctttaaaattcattaagaagaagaagaattcttctCCCCATTTTGGTGGAGAAAACGATTGGGGTTTGGGGGTGGTCGGgtgggtggttaataattaattaagagttaattagtataaaatatagttaataaaagaaaaattaattaataaagaaaaaaaagaaaaaaatataaaaaatcggataggtagttaagaattaattaagagttaattagtataaagtatagttaataaaagaaaagttaattaataaagaaaataaagaaaaaaatatataaaaatttataatttctgACGTGACGATGATGTGGCGACACATAGCAGCGAGTGTAATACACCACATACTATGAGAGTGATGTTATGCATTTAGGTGTATAATAGTTTCACTTTTATGTAATTTAGATGTATAATATGTCGCCATGATAGTGTAAGTGGGTAACTGACTTTTCGGTATAACTTCAGGGGGAAATTTATGCTTTTATCCTCTATGCTactgtcatgccccgagagggtacccttaggcgtggccagcactcgaagaccattattggtccccaagcgaaccacttagtCCAATTACACATTCATTTATTCATTTATgcactcagcggaagactcaatacAAATTTAAAAGACATTTGGATGGGCTCAACAACTCAAAGAAGCACAATGCACTTTAAAACCAATCTCAAATGAACTTCAATTCAAAGAATAGTTTGAAAACCAAACAAATGAATCAACATCATCACTATccgtctatgaagtctctatcactatctagaaggtgccaatgacaaatACATGGCTACCTAAAAGAGGATACTCAAAGTAAAGctaaaataaatatgatccCTACGAAAATAAGGAAGGTCTCACCACTCTCGGGAAAGaagtagatcttcaacgaagcgcctgttgatgatctctagcacctgtatctgcatcataaaatgatgtaggccaaaagacgtcagtacatgaaatatacgagtGTGTAAAATGTCCGGAAGGAGAAAAAGTCAACAACACTTACCTCAATCTCATCAATCAATTCAAAGGATGTGCAAGATTTTAGAATTTAGCAAGTAattttcaaatcgactcaacCATCTACAATTTCTATCAAACAATCTTATCATGCAAGATCATATCCTAATTGGAAGTTTCTCTAAttaacaaccatcacctataagTCGATGATGTACAACGAAGCAGTATCATTGCCACacccgtccaataccttgccagtgTAAAGGACGAATCACTATTAttagatccacaatcaatcaaagtccatcattttgggacttaagaagtttaaccctccatcctacgcttGCAACGTAGTTCATGAGATTTGAGTTGTAACTACACTCTCACACAATTCtatgctcaatactcctcccatgactcaaTATACTCATAAGATTCAAATTAAATCAGTTCAATCTAGTCATTCGACATGTCTCATTTGGACACTTATCAATTTTTTAGTTCTATCTCAATCAaacctttcaaccaatcaattccGATCACACCTTTCAATAGTAGTTTAGATATACTTTTATGACAACAATGTGTTGTGCTAAATCATTTGGGTTCAATTTATGGAGATACAAAGGACATTCTAGTTCCACCAAAGTTTCGTTCATATTCCATGTCAATCACATTCATAGTTATCCCAATTCATGCTttttattccaatcaatacatatatatagtcatttACAGTCAATATATAGTacggtttatgaaataaaatatgtaaatcatttgttcaagaaactaAATCCTGCAAACCTTCAATCAGTTAATAACATGTGAAAATATTCAAGGATTTAGGGAAAGTTCAAGGAAATCATTTATAGAAGGCTCCAATCATTTCACAATTCAACCTATCACATCTATGGGGCACATGAGAGAACTCAATCCAtgttttaggttagccttaaaTTCCTTAATGATGAATCTTGAAGAAAAACCTTGAAGATAAGCCCTAACCTTGGTGTGgttttgaagttcttaagcgtaGAAATTCTTTTTTTGAGAATGTGAGGGTTGAAGTAATGAAAACTGATTGACTTTGGCTTTTGGGAAAAGTTAATAGTCGTGGTTTGGGGTTATGTGATGAAAGAAATACAAAAACACCCCTCGTAGAGCgtggaaaagaaaagaaaacttaaaACTCCGAAGTAACGTGCGCGATCGCGCAACTGAAAGCTAGTTGATGCGGCACTTCGCGCCACATTAATAGTAACACTACCTTTTCTGCGCAGCCGTGCAGCTGACATCCACTTCGCATAACGGTTCACGCAGACTACGTAGTATCCAAAAAAATAAGCATAACATTTAGCACATAACTTGAATTGAAGAACAGTCAAAAAGGGTTGAAAGAAGACTTTAATGCCCTTCATTTGTTTGGTATTAAGTCGCAAAACTCTTCATATATAATGAGTCCCTTATAATCCTTAGTTCACATCCAATATACTTTCCACACTTAAGAATTGATCTCACACATAACATACAATTATAAATCATTGGATTTGAGCCTATACTCATATGAAGAATGATTTGGATCttagtttaaaaaaaaaattggagtgTTACAGCTACTCTGTCATGTTGATAacctatcggtatcatataggattggactcttttttaagaaatttaaaaaaactatAGTGAATGCATGAACAAGAAGTGTATAAAAACCAAGAAAATAGAAGTTGAAGCAGAAATTACAAAATAATGTGACAAGTTCGTGCCGCAGAGTTGGACAGTGTTTTTTGACTTTGAGAGTGTGGATGACATGGTAAAAGAACAAATCAGCCACATTTTTCGCGGGAATACGTCGCTTACAATATTATTAAAGAAAGGGCGCTTATAGCTTTAAATTAGTAATTTGACTCCGTGATACATCTATGCCACGAATCTGGACATGAAGTTTGAATTTCAACAAACAATTTGCTCCACTATAAGTCTGTGCCACCGACTTGGGACCGAAATTTTTGCACACTTTTTCTACTATAATAGGACACTATTGTGATATTTTAATAGACCTACTTTGGAGGGGATTTCTAGGACAACTTGGAGGAGTTTCTTCAGGTTTCTTTCTTGCATCCTTTCATTACTTTACAATTGTTATTCGAATCATTAGCGACTAGAAAAGGAGTGCATACAATTGTTATTCGAATCATTAGCGACTAGAAAGCCTCGTTCTAGGGTTGAGGCTGCAAAATATAATTGTATAACATTattttgagttggttattgtggTTTATCATTATTAGTTGTTCTTATGTTCTTATTTATACTACTGTAATACTTAGATACCATTAGACTAAATCTATAAACTTTTTGTAAACTCGGGAGATGGAACCTTCGGGCAGAACCAACGACATAAGAAATGTGTTTTACTTTCTAACTAGAATTAGAGGTATATTCACGCCTAGGATAGGAATATAGCTAGATATCCTCATTTAGTTTAAATACAGGAAGATAGCTTAATTCACCAGAATTGGTTAGCCTATGTGACACCCTAAAAATTTATAAGCTAAGAcctgaaccattcttcatatgcgtataggctagaacttgataattttaattttatatatatgttaggatcaatttttaagtatttgaagtgtatttaATGTGAATTAGGATCATAAGGAACCTCTATTACTTAGTCGAGTTCAAAGATCTTCTACCGATTAAGTTTTAGCATAAGAAAAAGCAAGAGTAAACTTCAAGTGATTATATCTCTCAGAACATACTTAATTAGGTGGCCTATgatctattaaattaaaagtttatgagttttctttccaacgccaccaagtttgcctcatttggagtttggattAAAAAGTTATAACCATTTTACTAGAGACTGCCAGATCAGAGTTTTCAAGATCAGTAGCTATAAACCTGATCTTATGGGTCGTAGGTCAAGTTACGACCAGTAGACTCCACTCGTGAAATGGGTTTCgtgatttgaaatttttgatcAAGTTCCATGGAACCGATTTATGAGTCGTGGATCATTTTACCAATCATAAAAGGGTTCGTATATCATGTATATCACCTgtatatcatgtatatcatatgTATATcaaattttccagattttataaaaatgttatttcaagtttattttCTCACTTTTAAGCCGTTGGTCGACCCCAACTGCCCCCAAAGTTCTTTTCAATCCTAGTAAGTCATGGTAAGTATTCTTCATGATTTTACAACATAAACCCTTGAATTTCTTCAAGAttttatgtcacgccccgggagggtaccctagacgtaaccggcactcagaaaccatttctggctcccaagcaaaccacatagcctgatcacacatccgttcattcattccaTCAGCGgaagatttaaaaataaaaaaataatttggcgggcaatccaaatcaacgatctaactcaagaaagaaaggcgatgagccaacaaatcaaactccgatctttgtcattaaaatagttcgacaaaataattcaagaaaagaaaatactcaatcgacccatcactatctagtttatgaagcctctatcactactatctatttggtgccaatgacatgttcatggctacctcaaaccaaaataaaaagggctaactcgatgcaagaatgatataagcggtgtccCCCGAATGTAGAGaaagactcaccaatacgctgagtgtgtatagatcctcgaTGATGCTCCTATTAACGATCtcctaaacctgtctctgcatcatgaaacgatgcaggtccaaatggacgttagtacatggaatgtacgaatatgtaatatagcagaatgaaacatacctcaagggagagtaacgttggttcaaatacctcaactcagaaagataagaaagactcaatcaaagtgtcataagtccaaggtaagaatacaatttttttgacaaatacCAATCCTATACcatacaattcaatccaatcatgtacaatataattcaattaaatcatttacaattcgatcccatccaatcatgtataatccgattcaatctaatcatatcgtatatccaatccaataatatacccttccatcgtacactatccaatcacatatcatataatccaatccatcgcACATCACCTAATCCGGTCATAtagaatcaactcaacaatcaactcaataattaactcaaaggactcaactcaataaatatgcaaattaaattatg
The genomic region above belongs to Solanum dulcamara chromosome 5, daSolDulc1.2, whole genome shotgun sequence and contains:
- the LOC129889268 gene encoding zinc finger CCCH domain-containing protein 20-like, producing the protein MMIIGRSPHSHPTVQIPPWDFTDDPTVDVYSPFSASPDSAFDALKALQRYLPSNGNDVIFDSDGLDIPVDAFSCDNFRMYEFKVRKCARGRSHDWTECPYAHPGEKARRRDPRKYHYSGTSCPEFRKGQCKKGDACEYAHGVFECWLHPARYRTQPCKDGTHCRRRVCFFAHTPEQLRVLPQNSPRSHNESSDGSPGRLGFESFSSSPPLDSPPLTPRGLAESMRNMKIGIVRGGMRTMQMGSPGFGSPRSPSMLRPGFMSLPTTPTRSGAAVFDQYCEEEPAMERVESGRDLRARMYAKLSKENSLDLGAPDVGWVSELLK